A genome region from Jeongeupia sp. HS-3 includes the following:
- the pyrC gene encoding dihydroorotase — MTTQLTLTRPDDWHLHLRDGDLMASVLAHTAREFARAIVMPNLKPPVTSVELAAAYRDRIVAALPAGSDFTPLMTLYLTGGLTPAEVVKARDSGFVHAVKFYPAGATTNSEAGVSALDGVMPTLEKMAEIGLPFLVHGEVTDPAVDVFDREAAFIDRVMAPLLQRLPELRVVFEHITTKQAAQFVQHTGANVGATVTPQHLLMNRNALFQGGIRPHHYCLPVLKREEHRRALLEAVTSGGSKFFLGTDSAPHALHTKEAACGCAGIYSAHAALAFYAEAFESVGRLDALEAFASFNGPDFYKLPRNTGTVTLVKEDWTVPASYPFGEHDVVPLRAGETLSWRLRDGQAG, encoded by the coding sequence ATGACCACCCAACTCACTCTTACCCGCCCCGACGACTGGCATTTGCACCTGCGCGACGGTGATCTGATGGCCTCGGTGTTGGCGCACACGGCGCGCGAATTCGCCCGCGCCATCGTCATGCCGAACCTGAAGCCACCGGTCACCAGCGTCGAGCTCGCCGCCGCCTACCGCGACCGCATCGTCGCGGCACTGCCGGCCGGCAGCGACTTCACCCCCTTGATGACCTTGTATTTGACCGGCGGCTTGACGCCCGCCGAAGTCGTCAAGGCCAGGGACAGCGGTTTTGTCCATGCGGTGAAGTTCTACCCGGCCGGCGCGACGACCAATTCGGAAGCCGGCGTGTCGGCGCTCGACGGCGTGATGCCGACGCTGGAGAAAATGGCCGAAATCGGCCTGCCTTTCCTGGTGCACGGCGAAGTGACCGACCCGGCGGTCGACGTGTTCGACCGCGAAGCGGCGTTTATCGACCGGGTGATGGCACCGCTGTTGCAGCGGCTGCCCGAACTGCGCGTGGTGTTCGAACACATCACCACCAAGCAGGCCGCGCAGTTCGTCCAGCATACCGGCGCCAACGTCGGCGCGACGGTGACGCCGCAGCATCTGCTGATGAACCGCAATGCGCTGTTCCAGGGCGGCATCCGCCCGCACCACTACTGCCTGCCGGTGCTGAAGCGCGAAGAACATCGCCGGGCGCTGCTTGAGGCGGTGACCTCGGGCGGTAGCAAATTCTTCCTCGGCACCGACAGCGCGCCGCATGCCTTGCACACCAAGGAAGCGGCCTGCGGTTGCGCCGGCATTTACTCGGCGCACGCGGCGCTGGCGTTTTACGCCGAAGCGTTCGAGTCGGTTGGTCGCCTCGATGCGCTCGAAGCCTTCGCCAGCTTCAACGGCCCGGATTTCTACAAGCTGCCACGCAATACCGGCACCGTAACCTTGGTCAAGGAAGACTGGACCGTGCCGGCGAGCTATCCATTTGGCGAACACGACGTGGTGCCGTTGCGCGCCGGTGAAACGCTGTCTTGGCGTCTGCGCGACGGGCAGGCCGGTTGA
- a CDS encoding sulfurtransferase TusA family protein: protein MSPRPMHADQTIDLSGLNCPLPILRTKKALATLESGQLLFVSCTDPATPTDFAAFCRQTGHALVESTVADGRFHFLIRKR, encoded by the coding sequence ATGTCCCCGCGCCCCATGCACGCCGACCAGACGATCGACCTTTCCGGCCTCAACTGCCCCTTGCCGATTCTGCGCACCAAAAAGGCGCTGGCGACGCTTGAATCGGGCCAGCTGCTGTTCGTGAGCTGCACCGACCCGGCGACGCCGACCGATTTCGCCGCCTTCTGCCGCCAGACCGGCCACGCGCTGGTCGAATCGACCGTGGCCGATGGCCGTTTCCACTTCCTGATCCGCAAGCGCTAA
- a CDS encoding accessory factor UbiK family protein, with protein sequence MLKEKFFDDIANKISEAIAASPAKDVEKNVRAMMSSAFTRMDLVTREEFEIQQDVLARTREKLTQLEARVNALEEKLLAGNPQDAL encoded by the coding sequence ATGCTGAAAGAAAAATTCTTTGACGATATCGCCAACAAGATTTCCGAAGCCATCGCCGCCAGCCCGGCCAAGGACGTAGAGAAAAACGTGCGCGCGATGATGTCGAGCGCCTTCACCCGCATGGACCTGGTGACCCGCGAGGAGTTCGAGATCCAGCAGGACGTGCTGGCACGCACGCGCGAGAAGCTGACCCAGCTTGAGGCGCGGGTGAATGCGCTGGAAGAAAAGCTGCTGGCCGGCAATCCCCAAGACGCCCTCTGA